A single window of Balaenoptera ricei isolate mBalRic1 chromosome 15, mBalRic1.hap2, whole genome shotgun sequence DNA harbors:
- the WFDC3 gene encoding WAP four-disulfide core domain protein 3 isoform X2, producing MSSCLFLLKALLALGSVASWVTAGEHEFGGECPADPLPCEELCDGDASCPQGHKCCSTGCGRACHGDIKGGRAGDCPKILAGLCIVSCMADENCQAGEKCCKSGCGRFCVPPVLPPQLALNPNRTIRSNYELEILVP from the exons ATGTCGAGCTGCCTCTTCCTCCTGAAGGCACTTCTTGCTCTTGGGTCCGTGGCATCCTGGGTGACTGCAGGAGAGCATG AGTTTGGCGGTGAGTGTCCTGCCGACCCCCTTCCGTGTGAAGAGCTGTGTGATGGGGACGCATCCTGTCCTCAGGGGCATAAGTGCTGCAGCACCGGCTGTGGCCGTGCCTGCCATGGAGACATTAAGGGAG GGCGGGCTGGTGATTGTCCAAAAATTTTGGCGGGCCTGTGCATTGTCAGCTGCATGGCGGATGAGAACTGCCAAGCTGGGGAAAAGTGCTGCAAGTCAGGCTGTGGCCGTTTCTGTGTCCCGCCAGTCCTGCCACCCCAGCTGGCCCTGAACCCCAACCGGACCATCAGGTCTAATTATGAATTAG AGATCCTGGTGCCCTAG
- the WFDC3 gene encoding WAP four-disulfide core domain protein 3 isoform X1 — translation MFLTLSSYWLPPGCKKAALIPCLSLDWKKQETRGQFDKFGGECPADPLPCEELCDGDASCPQGHKCCSTGCGRACHGDIKGGRAGDCPKILAGLCIVSCMADENCQAGEKCCKSGCGRFCVPPVLPPQLALNPNRTIRSNYELEILVP, via the exons ATG TTCTTGACTTTGTCTTCATACTGGTTGCCTCCTGGTTGCAAGAAGGCTGCTCTGATTCCTTGTCTGTCTTTGGACTGGAAGAAGCAAGAAACGAGGGGGCAGTTTGACA AGTTTGGCGGTGAGTGTCCTGCCGACCCCCTTCCGTGTGAAGAGCTGTGTGATGGGGACGCATCCTGTCCTCAGGGGCATAAGTGCTGCAGCACCGGCTGTGGCCGTGCCTGCCATGGAGACATTAAGGGAG GGCGGGCTGGTGATTGTCCAAAAATTTTGGCGGGCCTGTGCATTGTCAGCTGCATGGCGGATGAGAACTGCCAAGCTGGGGAAAAGTGCTGCAAGTCAGGCTGTGGCCGTTTCTGTGTCCCGCCAGTCCTGCCACCCCAGCTGGCCCTGAACCCCAACCGGACCATCAGGTCTAATTATGAATTAG AGATCCTGGTGCCCTAG